In the Paenibacillus sp. FSL R7-0337 genome, GTCAGCACCCCGCTGCTTGATGATTCGGGCAAGCTGATCGGTGTGGCGAGTGCAGATATTTCGATAGAGCAGATTACAGCGGCGCTGGGCGCTTTTAATTATAAGGGCAGCGGCTATGCCGTGCTGATTGATGAGACAGGGACGTTCATCTACCATCCTAATCCGGATAATATCCTGCTGAAGAAGATGGCTGACCTGGGTGGATCGTGGAAGATTGTTGGCGATAAAATGCTGCAATGGGGTTCTAATGTCATCCGGACGGACATTGACGGCGAACCCAGCTATGTATCCTATTCACCGGCTGTGGCTAACCAGTGGTCGGTCGCGCTGATCGTACCACAGAAGCATGCGGAGCTGGAGCTGAAGCGCTTCGCGCTGATTTTCTTCCTCTCTATTATGGCTTCGATTGCGGTGCTGTCTGTCCTGCTGTATCTGGTCTCAAGCAGCATCCTGAAGCAAATTCCGCTCCTCACAGCTGCGTTCGGGCAGGCGAAGGACGGAGACTTGTCGGTAAGGGCAAGGGTGACCGCGGGAGGCGAGATCGGGGTGCTGGCTGAGGGCTTCAACGATATGATCGCCTCGCAGCAGTCACTGATTCAGGAGATCTTGCACAGCTCGCAGAGTATCTCGGGAGCGGTGGGGAATACAGAGCAGAACGTATTCGTGCTGGACGGCAGCATCACCGATATCTCGGGGGTTACGGAGGAGCTGTCGGCAGGCTTGCAGCAGACCGCCGCCTCAATGGAGGAGATGAACGCCAGTACGACCCAGATCGAGGCGGCGATCCACGGGATTGCCCGCAAAGCCCAGGAGGGGGCGGAAGCCGCCGGAGAAATTAACATACGGGCGGAGCGGCTGAAGGAGAGAGCCTGGGAATCCCGCACACAGGCGGATACCGTGTACGGACTTAGTGAAGAGAAGCTGCGCACAGCCATTGAACAGTCGGGATCAATCTCGCAGATCAGCGCGCTTACAGGAGCCATTCTGGAGATCGCCGCCCAGACCAACCTGTTATCGCTGAATGCTTCAATTGAGGCGGCCAGGGCCGGAGAAGCCGGCCGGGGGTTCGCTGTAGTGGCGGAGGAGATCCGTAAGCTCGCGGACAACTCGCGTGAGACGGTGACTGAGATTCAGGGAGTGACCGGGGCGGTAATCGAGGCGGTGTCCAATCTTGTGGAGGCTGCGGAGAGTATGCTGGGCTTCATGGACAGCCAGGTGAAGAAGGACTACGATGCCATGCAGGAGACCGGAGAGCGGTACAGTGAGGATGCCCGGTATATCGAGGAGCTGGTGACGGACTTCAGCGCCACTTCGGAAGAGCTGCTCGCTTCCATCCAGAGCATGCTCACTGCGATCAGCGAGACTGGCAGTGCGACGAATGAGGGGGCGGAAGGAGCGGGAGTCATCGCTGCCGGAGCGGAGCAGATCATCGGGCGGTCGGGCAGCATCGTAGCGGAGATGGAGGAGATCAAGCATAGCTCGGCGCAGCTGCTGAGTGCGGTGTCAAGGTTTAAGGTATAAAGGGTTCTGGTGAGAGGGAGGTCCGGCAGGTAGATGCCGGACCTCCCTCTTGCTTATCGGCGGGGGGCTGCTGGTCACCATTCCACTCTCAGTGGATGTTATGGTGTGTGGAGAGGACAAGGGTTGAAAAAAAGTCCTTGGAAGAGTATGTTACAAGAAGCGAAACGATAAGAAAGAGACAGTGAGGCGGGAAAAACATGAGAGAAGGCGAAAACCGGATCGTAGGAATGGAAGATATTGTACGCGCACACCATGTGCTGCGGGAGGTTATCGTCCGTACGCCGCTCCAGCTGGATGCGGTATTGTCGGCCAAATACGGCTGTAATGTGTACTTGAAACGTGAGGATCTGCAGATTGTACGCTCCTTCAAAATCCGGGGGGCCTATAATATGATCCGCAGTCTGTCTGACGAAGACAGAGCCAAGGGCATCGTCTGCGCCAGTGCGGGAAATCATGCCCAGGGCGTGGCTTATTCCTGCAAGGCACTCGGCATCAAAGGCAAGATATTCATGCCGAGCACTACTCCTAATCAGAAGATTAAGCAGGTCCGGCGCTTCGGCGGCGAATTCGTTGAGGTGATTCTGAAGGGGGATACCTTCGATGATGCTTATGATGAAGCGCTGCAGGCTTGCATAGACTATAGCATGACCCTGATTCACCCGTTCGATGAGCCGCGTATTATTGCCGGCAACGGTACCATAGCCATGGAGGTAATGGAGAATCTGGACAAGCCTGCGGACTTCGTGTTCGTCACCATCGGCGGCGGCGGGCTGGCAGCCGGTGTAGCCACCTATATCAAAACGGTGAGTCCGGCAACTAAGGTGATCGGTGTGGAGCCTAGCGGCGCGGCTTCAATGAGTGAGGCCATGCAGAGCGGCGAGGTAATCACCCTGAAGGAGATCAACAAGTTCGTGGACGGCGCGGCGGTGAAGCGTGTCGGCGGCCTGACCTTCGATATCTGCTCGAAGCTTCTGGATGATGTGGTGAAGGTGCCGGAGGGGAAGGCGTGTACCACTATTCTGGAGCTGTATAACGAGAACGCCATTGTGGTGGAGCCTGCCGGTTCCCTCCCCATTGCTGCACTGGACATGTACCGTGATCAGATCCGCGGCAAAAGCGTGGTCTGCATCGTCAGCGGCGGCAACAACGATATCGACCGGATGCAGGAGATCAAGGAGCGTTCCCTGATCTATGAGGGCCTTAAGCATTACTTCATGGTCAACTTCCCGCAGCGCGCGGGTGCCCTGCGCGAGTTCCTGACCGAGGTGGTCGGTCCGGACGATGACATTACCCGGTTCGAGTACACGAAGAAGAATGAGAAGGAGAACGGCCCGGCCCTGGTTGGCATTGAGCTGATGTCTACCGATGCCTACGCCCCGCTGATTGAGCGGATGAAGCAGAAGGGCGTCGATTATGTGGAGATCAACAAGGATGTTAATCTGTTCAGTATGCTGATCTAATCTTATAGACAACAGCCCCGTCCGGCGTGATTGCGGACGGGGCTGTTTGTTGTTATATGGATTCAGTTGAACCGTCTACGGCTGAGGCACCTCAGTCTTCAGATACTGCTCCGCCGCGTCGTCCAGCAGGTAGCCGTTACTCTTCATCAGCTTCATGAAGCCCTCAAGCTTCTGCAGGAAGGCGCTGGTACTGCTGTTCTTAGCCAGGATGCTGGTGTAGGCCTTCTGCGCCTCCAGATCCATCTCCAGATTATCGTAATGGAAGAGCGGGGTGTTGTTCTGACCGTAGAAGGTGTTCACAGCATACTGGTTATACAGCTTCTTGACGGCCTGTACCCGGTTGGATTTGGGATAGGTCTGGATGAATTGCTCCTGGGTCAGCGCACGGTCGGCCACCTCGCCCCAGGCAATGATCAGCCCGTTATCCTTGGAAGGAGGCAGATCTGATTCAGCCGCCATAATGGAAATATAACTGCTGATATCCTCCGTTACATAAGGCTTATATTTGCGGTAAGCCGCATAATCAATCACCGGGTAAAAGCTGCCCTCAGCGGTATCCAGCTTGTACCCGCTCTCGCCCGCGCCTTGCAGCAGGGCGCGCAGGGCGGCGTTATCCGTACTCTCAGCCAGCTTCTCCATGCTGACTCCCCCTCTGTAGACGGTGAGGAGCTTCCGCTGGACCTCGCTGCTGCTGAATTTCTTCTCCCAGGAGGGGAGCAGCGCCATATGCAGGTTCTCCAGCTTCAGCGTCAGTACAGTCGCCTGATACGGAGTGACTGCATACAGCTTCGTCTTCATATAGGTAATGGCGCCCGGCAGGTTACCACTGGACAGCAGCGGCAGCGCGGCCTTATAGACCGCTTCTGCATGGCTGGCAGTCTTAGCGCTTACAGCTGCACCGGAAGTGCCTGTCGGGCTGCTTCCGCTGCCTTCGGCACCGGCCGGGACGGCTGCTCCTGCCTGAAGCCCCATGAGCAGGGCGATAGCGGCGGATAGAACGGTATGCTTTTTCATTCGAGTCTCCTCCTGTGTGGAATGGATGTGGGATACAGCCTCTAAGATGGGAAGAATATGAATTTCAGCCCTAGACCTCCGGCAGCGGCCAGAGCCAGACTGACCCAGGGCGAGACCGGAATCACCGGGAACAGATTATCGAGGAATAGGCCGGCGAATACCGCAATCACGGCAATTCCAATATAGATGCCCAAGGCCTTAATATCGAAGGTCTTGGGCTTCGGACTGTCGTCCTCCGAGAGGGAGGCCATCCATTTCATAATAAGCTCAACCAGCACGATGGAGCCTGCGCCGACAACGACCAGCGTGAACAGGCTAAGCTGGCCGAAGAGTTCGTGCGGACCGCCGCTCCACTGTGTAATCAGACCGGCAATGCCCATCGTCCCGAATAGCAGGGTCAGAGCGGACCAGGAGATCATCAGGGAGTTCTTCAGCCGGCTGCGCGGTGCACGCGGCGGGGCACTGTCCATCACGTCCTTGAAATAATCACCGGGCTTCTCGCCAAAAACCTGCTTGGCGTTCTTCCCCTTGGCTTGTCCCTTCAGCAGCAGCGCGGCCGCCTCCAGCAGCAGCTCCTCTGCACGTACAGCATCTACTGAACTGGCGCGCATCGCCAGAATCATATCTTCGAAATAAGAGCGGTTAGACGGTGTCATCTGCTCCCGCAGCAGGTTGTTCTGCTTAATCATAGCTTTGACTTTCATAGTGTGGACCTATACCTCCAGCATTGAGTGATCAGGATACCTTCAACCTAGAGTATACGTTTGTGCACCAGCCGTGTGCAAGGACAACGTTCGTTCACGAAGGTCTGAATAATCCTTTTGGAAGAGTAAACACTGAAGAGGTGGTGGCTTCACCAACTATAGCTAGAGGGAAGGCAGGGAGCGTTATGGAACAGGACAACAAGCAGGAACCCGGCAAGGCTGTGAACGGCGGCACCGCGCCTGCACCTACTAATGATGTGGGGGACTGGGGCAATTCTGACGGCTTCAGCCTATGGGATGCTGCGGGCCAGGACCAGGAGAACGGGCTTGGAGATTGGGAAGGCCGGCAGGAGACACACGACATGTTTCACGACAGCTATGACTGAGTGATGCCTAAGCAGATATGGGCCTCTTTTGCTCCTGCGGGAGTGGAAGAGGCCTTTTCTCCGGTAGAACGGTCTTAAGCTGTGGGCTTCATGCATATTGACAACAAATTAGCACAGATATTATAATAGGGATATTAATCATACTAAGTTAATCGGAATTATTATATTTTAAAATAAATCAGTCATACAGGGGAGGACACCGCAATGGAACGGAATATCATCATCCGGCATAACGGAGAGGAATTGACAGCGAGTATACATTATCCGGCCGCAGACCGGGCAGGGACAGGACGGTGCAAGAACCGGGTGCCGCTTGCAGTGATCTGCCACGGCTTCGTGGGCAGCCGGATCGGTGTCGACCGGATCTTCGTCAAGGCAGCCCGGGAGCTGGCGCAGGATGGCTATATGGTAATCCGTTTCGACTATGCAGGCTGCGGGGAGAGCAGCGGCGATTACGGCAGTGAGGATATGGAGTCGATGATCGGGCAGACCCGGGCGGTGCTGGATTACGGCATCAGCTCGGCCGATGTGGACCCGCAGCGTGTAACGCTGATCGGGCACAGTCTGGGAGGTGCGGTGGCGCTGCTGACCGGTGTCCGTGACCGGCGGGTGAAGAATCTTGTACTATGGTCAGCTGTCGGCTATCCCTTCAATGATATCGTCAAGATTGTCGGCAGGGAAGCTTTCGACCGGTCGGTGAAGAGCGGCAGCGCAGATTATGCCGGATATTCGTTCACTCCGGTATACTTTAATTCCCTGGCTGCTTTCCAGCCGTTCCAAGAGGCCGGAAAGTTCAGCGGCGATGTGCTGGTCATTCACGGAACCTCCGATGATGTGATCCCTGTGGACTATGCGTTCCTCTACCAGAAGCTGTTCTGGACCCGGCCGGAAGGACGGTGCGACAAGGAGATTATTTTCCAGGGCGATCATACCTTCTCTTCGGGTCCGGCGCAGGAGCAGGTGCTGAAGCGCACCCGGGACTGGATGAACCAGCAGGAGCATCTGCAGGAGGAATGGCAGAACTGGATGATATAGGAGCGGTAACGGCACTCGCAATGGCTGGGAATTAGCTGTAAAATAAAGGGGCAGACCATACCGGAAATGGAGGCTCTTACCCTATGAAATTACCGGCCTTTTTCATTGCGCACGGCTCCCCGCTGCTGGTACTTGAGGATAACGACTACACGCGTTTCCTGCAGCGGCTGGGTTCGGATCTGGGGAAGCCCCGCGGCATTGTGATCTTCTCAGCTCATTGGGACAGTCCAGAGCAGCTGATTACAGTGGACACACAGCATGAAGCGCAGCATGATTTCTACGGGTTCCCGGAAGAGATGTATCAGCTGAGTTATCCTGCTCCAGGTGATCCCGCACTCAGCAGCCGTATTTCGGAACTGTTCAAGAATAGTAATCTGCCCCATCAGCCCGTGCTGGGACGGGGGCTGGATCATGGCGCCTGGGTCATCCTGAGCACCATGTTCCCGCAGGCGGATATTCCGGTCGTGGCCTTATCCGTGGATTCGCTCCGCTCGCCTGAGGAGCAGTACAACATCGGACGGATGCTTGCTCCGTTGCGCGAGGAAGGCGTTCTCCTGATCGGCAGCGGCGGTCTGGTTCATAACCTCAGACTGCTGAAGCAAAAGGATCAGCCGGAGCAATGGGCGATTGACTTCGACGGGTGGATTGCAGAGCGGCTTGCGGCCTGGGATCTTCGCTCCCTGTATGCGTATGAGAAGCAAGCGCCACATGTGAGAGAGGCCGTACCTGCCTACGGCAAAGAACATTTTATCCCGCTCTTCTACGCAATGGGTGCAGCCGATGAAGGCAGACGGGCACAGCTAATGATTCAGGCCTACCAATACGGTACGCTCAGCCTGAACTGCTGGATGCTTGACTAATATAGGAATGAATAGAGGGTACAGCTGCTATAAGGGCTGTACCCTTTTTCTGCTGCCGTTTTCACTTGACTCAAGACAAACTCTGCCAGCTATGATTAAATGAAGGAAGCGAGTTTCACAGAAGAGCATCGAGAGAAGCAAGCTGTAACTTATGATTAGGAGGAACAACGTGTCTATATCGATGAACCGTTCTGTATCCCGTCCTGTATATACTCTAGTCCTTGCCGCCGTGCTGCTCTCTGCCTGCAGTAATGAGCAAGCCAACCCTGTACCTGTACAAACATCTGTACCAACAGCAGCGCCTACCCTGGAGCCACAGCCGACAGAGGTGGCGCAGACCCCGGCCCCTGAGCCTGCCGCCGGAGCGATCTCCGGCTTAACGGGCCTGGTATCTGAAGAGGGGAGCCTGCCCCGGCCGCTCGCGGTCATGATTAATAATGCGCCGGCGGCCCGCCCGCAGTCCGGGATCAGTGAGGCGGATATTCTGTACGAGGTGCTGGCCGAGGGCGGGATTACCCGGCTGATCGGCATCTTTCAGAGTCATGCCGGCGTGGTAAAGATCGGCCCGATCCGCAGTATCCGCCCGTATCTGCTGGATATTGGCGAGAGCTACGGCGGCATAACAGTGCATGCCGGAGGCAGTCCGGACGCTTATGCCATTCTGCAACGGCAGAAGAAGGCGGATATGGACGAAATCGGACGCGCGGGAGCTTACTTCTGGCGGGACAAGGAACGCAAGGCCCCGCATAACCTGTACAGCAATGCCGCCAAGCTGCGGGAGGGTGCCGGGAAGCTGGGGTATGCGGAGAGCGTGAAGGTCCCTGGTTTTCTTTTCAATGATCCGGATTACATTCCTGTGGAGGGCACCCCGGCGCTTGCGCTGAGTGTGAACTTCCTGCTGAAGAGCTACAATGTCGGGTACCAATATAATGCAGAGCAGCGTACGTATGCCCGCCTGGTGAACGGCAAGCCGCATCTGGATCTGAATAATAACCGTCCGGTGGAAGCGGCGAACATCATCGTGATGGGTTCGGACCATAAGGTGCTTGACGATGTCGGCCGGCTGCAGGTGGATACGGAGCTGGGGGGAGAAGCAGTGCTGTTACAGCGCGGCGTAGCGATTAAGGGCAAATGGTCGCGCAGCCCCGGAGACGTCATCCGGTTCGTGAAGAAGGACGGCAAGGAGGCGCTGATGTTCCCGGGAATCACCCATATTCTGATTGTCCCGAACAGCCCCTCGTTCAGCAGTCATGTCGAATATGCGCTGGCGCCTGCATCCCTCTAAGTTCAGCTGGAGAATCGAATGTTCGGATGATTATTTTCGTGATTACAGGGAATTGTTATTATAGTGTAAAAAAGTTCGGTTTTTTGTCTTCTATCCCTTCTGTCGATATGATAAGATAACAAGGGTTGTCATTCATTTTCATGCGGTTTACATGGAATGACTTCATTTTTTTCACGGCAATATTATGTAAAGGGGTCTTAGACTAATGAAGCTCAGAAAAAAGGATATATTCTTTGAGACGCTGGAAAACATGGCTGACACCATTGTTCAGGCTGCGGATTATTTCGCTCAGAATATCTCGACTCTCCAGGGCAATGTGGAGAACTTCGCCGCGGAGATGAAGAAATACGAATCCCAGTGCGATACTTACACACATACTGTCATCAAGGAATTGAACAAGACGTTCATTACGCCGCTGGAGCGGGACGACATCATGGATCTGATCACCAGCATGGACGATGTCATTGATGGTCTGGAGGCCTCAGCCTCGCGTTTCTATATGTATAACCTGCTGGATGCGGATGAGTATATTGTCCAGTTTGCAGAGATTCTCCGCCAGAGTGCATACGAGATCCAGAAGGCAGTTCATTTGCTCTCCCAGAAGAAGCTGCTGGCGATCCGCGAATACACTATCCGTCTGAATGATCTGGAGAACCAGGGCGACGAAGTCCTGCGTATCTGCACCAAGGCCCTGTTCGAGACTGTGAAGGACCCGATTGAGCTGATTAAGCGCAAAGAATTGTATGAGCGGCTCGAGACCACCACGGATAAATGTGAAGACGTAGCCAACATGCTGGAATCGATCATCATGCGTAACTCATAAGGGGCCTTAAATATGGATACATCTATATATGTACTAGCTTTTGTTATCTTTCTTGCGCTGGCGTTCGACTTCATTAACGGCTTCCATGATACCGCCAATGCGATTGCTACCTCTGTCTCGACCCGTGCGCTGAAGCCGCGTACAGCCATCATGCTGGCCGCCTCGATGAACTTTATCGGCGCATTGATGTTCACCGGCGTGGCGAAGAAGATCGGGGGCAGCATTACCGATCCGACCCTGCTGGACAACGGGATAGATATTGTCACAGCGACGCTCATTGCGGCAATTATCTGGAATCTCGTGACCTGGTGGCTGGGTATTCCTTCGTCCTCCTCCCATGCGCTTATCGGTGCGTTAGCCGGTGCGGTCTATGTTGGGGCAGGTACAGAGCATATCAAATGGAGCGGGTTCATTGAGATCGTAGAGGGGCTGATTTTCTCCCCGCTGATCGCTTTTGTAATCGGGTATATTGTGATGACGATTCTGAAGTGGATCTTCGCGAAGCGCAGTCCGCATACGGTCAACAAGGGCTTCCGTTCGATGCAAATCGTGACGGCCGCACTGCAATCCTTCACCCATGGTACGAATGACGCGCAGAAGGCGATGGGGATCATTACCTTTGCACTCGTTACCTCGGGACGGCTTGAGACGATGGAGGTTCCGCTCTGGGTTAAGATTGCAGCGGCTACATCCATGGCACTCGGAACGTCTATCGGCGGCTGGAAGATTATTAAGACGATGGGCACGAAGATTTTCAAAATTGAGCCGATCAACGGCTTCGCGGCGGATATTTCGGCGGCCTCTGTTATTTTCACGGCTACGCTGCTGCATCTGCCAGTAAGTACAACCCACGCGATCACTTCATCGATTCTGGGTGTAGGTTCTGCCAAGCGCTTCTCCGCTGTCAAATGGGGAGTGGCCGGACGGATCGTGGTTACCTGGTTCATTACGATTCCGATCAGCGCCTTGCTGTCGGGAGTGATCTTCAAGCTCTTCTTTTAGGACTGAACAGAATAGATTGCCTGGACAAGATGTCGCAGAAGCCATGGATGGCTTTAGGACATCTTTTTTTGCGTTCAGCGGTAAACCTCGGCCTAAGCGGAGGTTATTTGAAAATATAAGAATTTATATGTTGCACACGATAAATTATCCTTCTATTTCCCGCTGAAACGGTACCGTCCTTTAAAAGGACGGCAAAGCCGTTTCCACTTGATTTTTCAAGAGAGGAATGTCACAAAAGACTACACCAAACTGATAAAAAATGTTAATAGGCATAAAAAGAAAATGAAATACATCACATATTTAAAAGAAAATAACATATGAGAAATGAAATTTGCGTAGTATTATGTAGGATTTGGTAGTCTCTGAAGTAAGGTTTGTTTTAAGTGTTACCATTGCTGACAAACATCCGAATAGACAAAGGAGGCCTAGCCATTGATCGACTTTCATCAGGTAGACAAACATTACGGACAATTCCATGTACTGAAGGGCATTGATCTGCATGTTCAGGAAGGGGAAGTAGTTGTTGTAGTCGGTCCTTCCGGCTCCGGCAAGAGCACGATGCTGCGCTGCATTAACCGTCTGGAGACGATAACGAGCGGCGGATTAACCGTGGACGGTATAACTGTAAACGAACGCAAGACAGATATCAATACCCTGCGCAAAGAGATCGGAATGGTCTTCCAGCACTTCAACCTGTACCCGCACAAAAAGGTGATTGATAACATCACGCTGGCCCCGGTGAAGGTGCTGGGCTTAAGCAAGGCGGAAGCGGAGAAGACCGCAATGTATTATCTGGAGAAGGTCGGCATTGCCGACAAGGCAGAGTCCTATCCTTCCCAGCTGTCCGGCGGACAGCAGCAGCGGGTGGCGATTGCCCGGGGGCTGGCGATGAAGCCGAAGATTATGCTGTTCGACGAGCCGACCTCGGCGCTGGACCCGGAGATGGTCGGAGAGGTGCTCGATGTCATGCGCGCCCTGGCGCGTGAGGGCATGACAATGGTCGTTGTGACCCATGAGATGGGCTTCGCCCGTGAGGTAGCGGACCGGGTCATCTTCATGGATCAAGGGCAGATCGTGGAAGAGGCGGAGCCGGAAGCCTTCTTCGCCAGCCCGAAGGAAGAGCGGACGCGTACTTTTCTCAGCCGTGTATTAAGCCATTAAACTAAATATATAGGAATCCGGGGAGGAAACGAAATGAAAATGTCTAAGAGCTTCAAGGTGTTAAGTGCGCTGATGATTGCGGCCCTGCTGGTCATTGCCGGATGCGGCAACAACAAGGGCAAGAACGACCCTGCGGCAGGCGGCAATGCAGCCGGAGGGGCAGCAGCTGACTCTGCAGCCATTGCCAAGATCAAGGAGCGCGGCAAGCTGCTCGTCGGCGTGAAGTTCGACACCCGCCTGTTCGGTCTGAAGGACCCGGCCTCCGGCAACGTGGAAGGCTTCGACATCGACATCTCCAAGGCCATCGCTAAGAAAATTCTCGGTGACGAGAATGCCATCGAGCTGAAGGAGGTGACCTCCAAGACGCGCATTCCGATGCTGAATAACGGCGAGATCGATATGGTGGTGGCTACCATGACCATTACGGAGGACCGCAAGAAGGAAGTCGATTTCTCTGACGTCTATTTCCAGGCCGGCCAGTCCCTGCTTGTAAAGAAGGGCAGCCCGATAACAGGCCTGGAGAGCGTTACGAAGGATACGAAGATCCTCGGCTCCAAGGGGGCAACCTCGATCAAGAATATCAAAGAGAAGGTGCCGGGCGTAAACGTGCTTGAATTCGATAACTACCAGGATGCCTTCAGCGCGCTCAAGGCGGGGCAGGGTGACGCGCTCACTACGGATGATGCGATTCTGTACGGAATGGCCTCACAGGACCCCGGCTTCGAGGTGGTAGGGAAGCCGTTTACCGATGAGCCATACGGCATTGCGGTCCAGAAAGGCAACGCGGATGTAGTTAAGGCGATTAATGATACACTGGCTGAACTGAAGGCGAATGGGGAGTATGATGCCATCTATACGAAGTGGATTGGTAAAGCCCCGGCTAAATAAGTCTGTCCCAAGTAAGAGCAGGCTTCCATCAAGGTAAAAACGAATAAACGGGTTTCACACGAATTTCTCGTAGAAACGGTACCGCCTTTTCCAAGGAGGGCAACGCCGTTTCTACTTGTTTGTAGGAACGGCGGTCATGCCGGGCAGGAACGAACTCATCCACAGGTAAAGGCAGGTGAACATTGATGGATTTCTCGATATTAACGAACTACTTCG is a window encoding:
- a CDS encoding methyl-accepting chemotaxis protein, which codes for MKALRNMGIRGKLFLSVILSVVVIFMAVSAVIYSNAKQLIVDGLKSSLTYEKGEIGVQVNDLLQPAVDSVALLNANAYLRDFILRVKDAQMLKTTDGYAELIETLNLIKNNNKNLLNVYIGLDAVNKVITQDEFEPPADYVLKERSWYSATAANKRVTITNPYIDAGSGKMVVSVSTPLLDDSGKLIGVASADISIEQITAALGAFNYKGSGYAVLIDETGTFIYHPNPDNILLKKMADLGGSWKIVGDKMLQWGSNVIRTDIDGEPSYVSYSPAVANQWSVALIVPQKHAELELKRFALIFFLSIMASIAVLSVLLYLVSSSILKQIPLLTAAFGQAKDGDLSVRARVTAGGEIGVLAEGFNDMIASQQSLIQEILHSSQSISGAVGNTEQNVFVLDGSITDISGVTEELSAGLQQTAASMEEMNASTTQIEAAIHGIARKAQEGAEAAGEINIRAERLKERAWESRTQADTVYGLSEEKLRTAIEQSGSISQISALTGAILEIAAQTNLLSLNASIEAARAGEAGRGFAVVAEEIRKLADNSRETVTEIQGVTGAVIEAVSNLVEAAESMLGFMDSQVKKDYDAMQETGERYSEDARYIEELVTDFSATSEELLASIQSMLTAISETGSATNEGAEGAGVIAAGAEQIIGRSGSIVAEMEEIKHSSAQLLSAVSRFKV
- the ilvA gene encoding threonine ammonia-lyase IlvA, giving the protein MREGENRIVGMEDIVRAHHVLREVIVRTPLQLDAVLSAKYGCNVYLKREDLQIVRSFKIRGAYNMIRSLSDEDRAKGIVCASAGNHAQGVAYSCKALGIKGKIFMPSTTPNQKIKQVRRFGGEFVEVILKGDTFDDAYDEALQACIDYSMTLIHPFDEPRIIAGNGTIAMEVMENLDKPADFVFVTIGGGGLAAGVATYIKTVSPATKVIGVEPSGAASMSEAMQSGEVITLKEINKFVDGAAVKRVGGLTFDICSKLLDDVVKVPEGKACTTILELYNENAIVVEPAGSLPIAALDMYRDQIRGKSVVCIVSGGNNDIDRMQEIKERSLIYEGLKHYFMVNFPQRAGALREFLTEVVGPDDDITRFEYTKKNEKENGPALVGIELMSTDAYAPLIERMKQKGVDYVEINKDVNLFSMLI
- a CDS encoding DUF1129 family protein, whose product is MKVKAMIKQNNLLREQMTPSNRSYFEDMILAMRASSVDAVRAEELLLEAAALLLKGQAKGKNAKQVFGEKPGDYFKDVMDSAPPRAPRSRLKNSLMISWSALTLLFGTMGIAGLITQWSGGPHELFGQLSLFTLVVVGAGSIVLVELIMKWMASLSEDDSPKPKTFDIKALGIYIGIAVIAVFAGLFLDNLFPVIPVSPWVSLALAAAGGLGLKFIFFPS
- a CDS encoding alpha/beta fold hydrolase, giving the protein MERNIIIRHNGEELTASIHYPAADRAGTGRCKNRVPLAVICHGFVGSRIGVDRIFVKAARELAQDGYMVIRFDYAGCGESSGDYGSEDMESMIGQTRAVLDYGISSADVDPQRVTLIGHSLGGAVALLTGVRDRRVKNLVLWSAVGYPFNDIVKIVGREAFDRSVKSGSADYAGYSFTPVYFNSLAAFQPFQEAGKFSGDVLVIHGTSDDVIPVDYAFLYQKLFWTRPEGRCDKEIIFQGDHTFSSGPAQEQVLKRTRDWMNQQEHLQEEWQNWMI
- a CDS encoding class III extradiol ring-cleavage dioxygenase, coding for MKLPAFFIAHGSPLLVLEDNDYTRFLQRLGSDLGKPRGIVIFSAHWDSPEQLITVDTQHEAQHDFYGFPEEMYQLSYPAPGDPALSSRISELFKNSNLPHQPVLGRGLDHGAWVILSTMFPQADIPVVALSVDSLRSPEEQYNIGRMLAPLREEGVLLIGSGGLVHNLRLLKQKDQPEQWAIDFDGWIAERLAAWDLRSLYAYEKQAPHVREAVPAYGKEHFIPLFYAMGAADEGRRAQLMIQAYQYGTLSLNCWMLD
- a CDS encoding DUF3048 domain-containing protein, with amino-acid sequence MSISMNRSVSRPVYTLVLAAVLLSACSNEQANPVPVQTSVPTAAPTLEPQPTEVAQTPAPEPAAGAISGLTGLVSEEGSLPRPLAVMINNAPAARPQSGISEADILYEVLAEGGITRLIGIFQSHAGVVKIGPIRSIRPYLLDIGESYGGITVHAGGSPDAYAILQRQKKADMDEIGRAGAYFWRDKERKAPHNLYSNAAKLREGAGKLGYAESVKVPGFLFNDPDYIPVEGTPALALSVNFLLKSYNVGYQYNAEQRTYARLVNGKPHLDLNNNRPVEAANIIVMGSDHKVLDDVGRLQVDTELGGEAVLLQRGVAIKGKWSRSPGDVIRFVKKDGKEALMFPGITHILIVPNSPSFSSHVEYALAPASL
- a CDS encoding DUF47 family protein, producing MKLRKKDIFFETLENMADTIVQAADYFAQNISTLQGNVENFAAEMKKYESQCDTYTHTVIKELNKTFITPLERDDIMDLITSMDDVIDGLEASASRFYMYNLLDADEYIVQFAEILRQSAYEIQKAVHLLSQKKLLAIREYTIRLNDLENQGDEVLRICTKALFETVKDPIELIKRKELYERLETTTDKCEDVANMLESIIMRNS
- a CDS encoding inorganic phosphate transporter; its protein translation is MDTSIYVLAFVIFLALAFDFINGFHDTANAIATSVSTRALKPRTAIMLAASMNFIGALMFTGVAKKIGGSITDPTLLDNGIDIVTATLIAAIIWNLVTWWLGIPSSSSHALIGALAGAVYVGAGTEHIKWSGFIEIVEGLIFSPLIAFVIGYIVMTILKWIFAKRSPHTVNKGFRSMQIVTAALQSFTHGTNDAQKAMGIITFALVTSGRLETMEVPLWVKIAAATSMALGTSIGGWKIIKTMGTKIFKIEPINGFAADISAASVIFTATLLHLPVSTTHAITSSILGVGSAKRFSAVKWGVAGRIVVTWFITIPISALLSGVIFKLFF
- a CDS encoding amino acid ABC transporter ATP-binding protein gives rise to the protein MIDFHQVDKHYGQFHVLKGIDLHVQEGEVVVVVGPSGSGKSTMLRCINRLETITSGGLTVDGITVNERKTDINTLRKEIGMVFQHFNLYPHKKVIDNITLAPVKVLGLSKAEAEKTAMYYLEKVGIADKAESYPSQLSGGQQQRVAIARGLAMKPKIMLFDEPTSALDPEMVGEVLDVMRALAREGMTMVVVTHEMGFAREVADRVIFMDQGQIVEEAEPEAFFASPKEERTRTFLSRVLSH